Proteins found in one Pseudoxanthomonas sp. SL93 genomic segment:
- a CDS encoding RtcB family protein yields the protein MSTQTHFELLHAEGSTTPIKGWVRGVPLDQGAHEQLRNIAAIPFVGPWVAVMPDVHLGKGATVGSVIPTRGAIIPAAVGVDIGCGMAAVRTTLRAKDLPDSLAQLRSSIERSVPVGNGRGGEHWKLPDSIATRIAQSGLEPRLEAIKQKHRKIRTDKLDRQIGTLGGGNHFIEICLDEADAVWVMLHSGSRGTGNLIGTYFIERAREQLAHRVLGFHLPDKDLAFFMEGEPLFDDYVEAVSWAQDYARENREAMMSRVLAEMRHRLPKFQLEKMAVNCHHNYVQKEMHGGMDLLVTRKGAVSARAGELGIIPGSMGAKSFIVRGKGNADSFHSCSHGAGRVLSRTAARQQITLSQHREATAHVECRKDAGVIDESPAAYKDIDAVMAAQSDLVEVVHTLHQVVCIKG from the coding sequence ATGAGTACGCAAACACACTTCGAACTGCTGCACGCCGAGGGCAGCACCACGCCGATCAAGGGCTGGGTGCGCGGCGTGCCCCTGGACCAGGGCGCCCACGAGCAGCTGCGGAACATCGCGGCGATTCCGTTCGTCGGTCCGTGGGTCGCGGTGATGCCCGACGTGCACCTGGGCAAGGGCGCCACCGTGGGTTCGGTCATCCCGACCCGCGGCGCCATCATCCCCGCCGCCGTCGGCGTGGACATCGGCTGCGGCATGGCTGCAGTGCGCACCACGCTGCGCGCGAAGGACCTGCCGGACAGCCTGGCGCAGTTGCGCTCGAGCATCGAACGCAGCGTGCCGGTAGGCAACGGTCGCGGTGGCGAGCACTGGAAATTGCCGGACAGCATCGCCACGCGCATCGCGCAGTCGGGGCTGGAACCGCGCCTGGAGGCGATCAAGCAGAAGCACCGCAAGATCCGCACCGACAAGCTGGACCGCCAGATCGGCACGCTGGGCGGCGGCAACCACTTCATCGAGATCTGCCTGGACGAGGCCGACGCGGTGTGGGTGATGCTGCACAGCGGTTCACGCGGCACCGGCAACCTGATCGGCACGTATTTCATCGAGCGAGCGCGCGAGCAGCTGGCGCACCGCGTGCTCGGCTTCCACCTGCCGGACAAGGACCTGGCCTTCTTCATGGAAGGCGAGCCCCTGTTCGACGACTACGTGGAAGCGGTGTCGTGGGCGCAGGACTATGCCCGCGAGAACCGTGAGGCGATGATGTCGCGCGTGCTGGCCGAGATGCGCCACCGCCTGCCGAAGTTCCAGTTGGAGAAGATGGCAGTCAACTGCCACCACAACTACGTGCAGAAGGAAATGCACGGCGGCATGGACCTGCTGGTCACCCGCAAGGGCGCGGTGAGCGCGCGTGCTGGCGAGCTGGGGATCATCCCCGGCAGCATGGGCGCGAAGAGCTTCATCGTGCGTGGCAAGGGCAACGCGGACAGCTTCCACAGCTGCAGCCACGGGGCCGGCCGCGTGCTGAGCCGTACCGCCGCGCGCCAGCAGATCACGCTGTCGCAGCACCGCGAGGCCACGGCGCACGTCGAATGCCGCAAGGACGCCGGCGTGATCGACGAGTCGCCGGCGGCCTACAAGGACATCGACGCCGTGATGGCCGCGCAGAGCGACCTGGTTGAGGTCGTCCACACGCTGCACCAGGTGGTGTGCATCAAGGGGTGA
- a CDS encoding HAD family phosphatase has translation MKDPSLPFAPVAVIFDMDGLMLDSERAIIGCLAEAARELGHDLPEVLWLSMVGHSEAVCRHLLDEAVGEAKRELILQRSHALYDAIVATGMPHRPGIIEMLEFLRSRGIPRAVATSTRRPLALRKLEASQLLPYFDAVCTSSDVEHPKPAPDVYLLAACSLDVDPALCLVLEDSPTGVRAALAAGMHPIQIPDLLEPDDAVRALGHTILPSLHDARVLLEQRLGLAL, from the coding sequence GTGAAGGATCCTTCCTTGCCGTTCGCGCCCGTCGCGGTCATCTTCGACATGGACGGCCTGATGCTGGACAGCGAGCGCGCGATCATCGGTTGCCTGGCGGAAGCCGCGCGCGAGCTCGGCCACGACCTTCCCGAGGTGCTGTGGCTGTCGATGGTCGGCCACAGTGAGGCCGTATGCCGGCATCTGCTGGATGAAGCCGTGGGCGAGGCGAAGCGCGAGCTGATCCTGCAGCGCTCGCATGCGTTGTACGACGCCATCGTGGCGACGGGCATGCCGCACCGCCCCGGCATCATCGAGATGCTGGAGTTCCTGCGCTCGCGCGGCATTCCGCGCGCTGTCGCCACGTCCACGCGCCGGCCGCTGGCCCTGCGCAAGCTAGAAGCCTCGCAGCTGTTGCCGTACTTCGACGCGGTCTGCACCAGCAGCGACGTCGAACACCCCAAGCCTGCGCCCGATGTCTATCTGCTGGCGGCTTGCTCGCTGGATGTCGATCCAGCGCTGTGTCTGGTGCTTGAGGATTCACCCACCGGCGTGCGTGCGGCACTGGCGGCCGGCATGCACCCCATCCAGATCCCGGACCTGCTGGAGCCCGACGACGCCGTTCGCGCACTCGGCCACACCATCCTGCCGTCGCTGCATGATGCGCGCGTGCTGCTGGAGCAGCGGCTGGGGCTCGCCCTGTAG
- a CDS encoding transposase: MLVGMDGTAKRTLHGHAALRRGRASISGQAYLVTCVTRDRRPLFSDPAAAHAVARAITDKRLWYRSRLLAWVLMPDHWHGLIELGPMETLSVCVQRLKANTARAYPASRGSPRRVWEASFHDRAMRRDDDLRIAARYVVANPLRAGLVEEIGKYPYWDAMWL; the protein is encoded by the coding sequence ATGTTGGTCGGCATGGATGGCACTGCGAAGAGGACCCTGCATGGCCATGCGGCACTCCGCCGCGGTCGCGCATCGATATCTGGACAGGCTTACCTGGTCACGTGCGTCACGCGTGATCGCAGGCCGTTGTTCTCCGACCCGGCAGCGGCGCATGCCGTCGCGCGCGCCATCACCGACAAGCGCCTGTGGTATCGCTCGCGCCTTCTGGCCTGGGTCCTGATGCCGGACCATTGGCACGGCCTGATCGAACTGGGCCCGATGGAGACGTTATCCGTGTGCGTGCAGAGGCTGAAGGCGAATACGGCCCGGGCGTACCCGGCAAGCAGAGGGAGCCCGCGGCGAGTCTGGGAAGCCAGCTTCCATGACCGGGCCATGCGGCGCGATGATGATCTGCGGATAGCTGCGCGATATGTGGTTGCCAATCCGCTGCGTGCCGGATTGGTCGAGGAGATCGGGAAGTACCCGTACTGGGATGCGATGTGGCTTTAG
- a CDS encoding OmpW family outer membrane protein has protein sequence MTSIRTLTLALASLVAVSPAAFAQDASTDTASSSTGKRFAVVGGAAILHPDSDPLPGSRLDIDGDIAPTISASWYATDNIAVELWGAADKFNHRVRGDAGKIGTVEQQPMALSGQYHFGAPDKVMRPFVGLGYYESNFSNEDISGGGDHVGLETAKGAIATAGVDFNINERWFARADARYLKGDAELRVAGQGTGEELTLDPWVVGVGIGARF, from the coding sequence ATGACTTCGATCCGTACTTTGACGCTTGCGCTTGCTTCGCTGGTGGCCGTTTCCCCGGCCGCATTCGCACAGGATGCGTCCACGGACACTGCGTCCTCTTCCACCGGCAAGCGCTTTGCCGTGGTGGGCGGCGCCGCGATCCTGCACCCGGATTCCGATCCGCTGCCCGGCTCGCGCCTCGACATCGACGGCGACATCGCGCCGACCATCAGTGCCAGCTGGTACGCCACCGACAACATCGCGGTGGAACTGTGGGGCGCGGCCGACAAGTTCAACCATCGCGTGCGCGGCGACGCCGGCAAGATCGGCACCGTCGAGCAGCAGCCCATGGCGCTGAGTGGCCAGTACCATTTCGGTGCGCCCGACAAGGTGATGCGCCCGTTCGTGGGCCTGGGCTATTACGAGTCCAACTTCAGCAATGAAGACATCTCCGGCGGTGGCGACCACGTGGGCCTGGAAACCGCCAAGGGCGCCATCGCCACGGCGGGCGTGGACTTCAACATCAACGAGCGTTGGTTCGCCCGCGCCGATGCGCGCTACCTGAAGGGCGATGCGGAACTGCGCGTCGCCGGCCAGGGCACCGGTGAAGAGCTGACGCTGGACCCGTGGGTGGTGGGTGTGGGTATCGGCGCGCGTTTCTGA
- a CDS encoding YajQ family cyclic di-GMP-binding protein: MPSFDVVSEVNVHELTNAVDQANRELSTRFDFKGVDAKFVLEDKLITQSAPSDFQLKQMTDILRARLIARQIDARCLDFGEVETNLAGARQKVTVQQGIEQKLAKKIVATIKEAKLKVEAQINGDKLRVTGKKRDDLQDVIALLKKTEFELPLQFDNFRD, encoded by the coding sequence ATGCCCTCTTTCGACGTCGTCTCCGAAGTCAACGTGCACGAACTGACCAATGCGGTCGACCAGGCCAACCGCGAACTGTCCACCCGCTTCGACTTCAAGGGCGTGGACGCGAAGTTCGTGCTGGAGGACAAGCTGATCACCCAGTCCGCGCCGAGCGATTTCCAGCTCAAGCAGATGACCGACATCCTGCGCGCGCGCCTGATCGCGCGGCAGATCGATGCGCGCTGCCTGGACTTCGGCGAGGTGGAAACGAACCTCGCCGGCGCGCGCCAGAAAGTCACCGTGCAGCAGGGCATCGAGCAGAAGCTGGCGAAGAAGATCGTCGCCACCATCAAGGAAGCCAAACTGAAGGTGGAGGCGCAGATCAACGGCGACAAGCTGCGCGTGACCGGCAAGAAGCGCGACGACCTTCAGGACGTCATCGCCCTGCTGAAGAAGACCGAGTTCGAGCTGCCGCTGCAGTTCGACAATTTCCGTGACTGA
- a CDS encoding class I SAM-dependent methyltransferase, translated as MLPFVQGQVAWPSGPVLFLRARDGAALRQFPLSQLVCEQSFRPDAEALEHAGLQVIAEASPSSSATRYPLVLVLPPRQREEARALLARAVQLAAPGGIVVAGMTNNEGAKSGEADLKQLAGLAGTLTKFHCRTFWTRPLHEAADIALLEKWTSLDAPRRIEGGRFLSRPGVFAWNRIDPASALLVEHLPADIAGQGADLGAGYGYLSSELLARCPKITALDLYEAEARALALAETNLADSTSSATRQFLWHDVTRGLPARYDFIVSNPPFHTQSRADRPDIGQRFISVAAEALKPGGRLWLVANRHLPYEQILNERFGDVRVAGERDGFKVIAAVKARR; from the coding sequence ATGCTGCCGTTCGTGCAGGGCCAGGTGGCTTGGCCGAGCGGGCCGGTGCTGTTCCTGCGCGCGCGCGATGGCGCCGCGCTGCGCCAGTTCCCGTTGTCGCAGCTGGTATGCGAGCAGAGCTTCCGTCCCGATGCGGAAGCGCTCGAGCACGCCGGCCTCCAGGTCATTGCCGAAGCATCGCCGTCGTCATCGGCCACGCGCTACCCGCTGGTGCTGGTGTTGCCGCCGCGCCAGCGTGAAGAAGCGCGCGCGCTGCTGGCGCGCGCGGTGCAGCTGGCGGCGCCCGGCGGCATCGTGGTGGCCGGCATGACCAACAACGAAGGCGCCAAGTCGGGCGAGGCGGACCTCAAGCAGCTCGCCGGCCTGGCGGGCACGCTGACCAAGTTCCACTGCCGCACCTTCTGGACGCGGCCCCTGCATGAGGCGGCCGACATTGCGCTGCTGGAGAAGTGGACATCGCTCGATGCGCCGCGCCGCATCGAAGGCGGTCGCTTCCTGAGTCGTCCCGGTGTGTTCGCATGGAACCGCATCGATCCGGCTTCCGCCCTGCTGGTCGAGCACCTGCCTGCCGACATCGCCGGCCAGGGCGCGGATCTCGGTGCGGGCTACGGCTACCTGTCCAGCGAACTGCTGGCGCGCTGCCCGAAGATCACCGCGCTGGATCTTTACGAGGCCGAAGCACGTGCGCTGGCACTGGCCGAAACCAACCTGGCCGATTCCACGTCGTCCGCTACACGCCAGTTCCTGTGGCACGACGTCACCCGCGGGCTGCCGGCGCGCTATGACTTCATCGTCAGCAATCCGCCGTTCCATACGCAAAGCCGTGCCGATCGTCCCGACATCGGCCAGCGTTTCATCAGCGTGGCCGCCGAGGCGTTGAAGCCGGGCGGCCGCCTCTGGCTGGTCGCCAATCGCCATCTGCCGTACGAGCAGATACTGAACGAGCGCTTCGGCGACGTGCGCGTGGCGGGCGAACGCGATGGCTTCAAAGTCATCGCTGCCGTCAAGGCGAGGCGTTGA
- a CDS encoding LacI family DNA-binding transcriptional regulator: MPPAKRTPRTARSRPALPTPGDHLTMADLAKVAGVSAITVSRALRDSPLVNAETRERVRQVAQQYGYSFNVSARNLRLRRSMTVAVVVEMKPTVERQMSGPYPLDLLGGITQELTTTGYSVLLTSLQGGALPNVQAADGVILLGQGAHEDAMHEVQRWGRPMVVWGAVSRHESQVVVGSDNRRGGALAADRFIALGRRRPAFLGDAAHGEFAERLEGFTGALARHGITPLTPTVASFTVSAGADAVHALLEKQPQVDALFAASDLLAIGAIRALIERGRRVPEDVSVIGYDDTPLGATYVPPLTSVHQNFLDAGVLLAKKIRGLIEGEPAQSETLPTHLVLRAT, from the coding sequence ATGCCCCCCGCCAAACGCACGCCACGTACCGCACGTTCCCGGCCTGCGCTCCCCACGCCCGGTGATCACCTGACCATGGCGGACCTGGCGAAAGTGGCGGGTGTTTCGGCCATCACGGTGTCGCGTGCGTTGCGGGACAGCCCGCTGGTCAACGCGGAAACGCGCGAGCGCGTGCGCCAGGTGGCGCAGCAGTACGGCTATTCCTTCAACGTCAGCGCACGCAACCTGCGCCTGCGTCGCAGCATGACCGTGGCGGTGGTGGTGGAAATGAAACCCACCGTTGAGCGCCAGATGTCCGGCCCCTATCCGCTGGACCTGCTGGGCGGCATCACCCAGGAACTCACCACCACCGGCTACAGCGTGCTGCTGACGTCGCTGCAGGGCGGCGCGTTGCCCAACGTGCAGGCCGCCGACGGCGTGATCCTGCTCGGCCAGGGCGCGCATGAGGACGCCATGCACGAAGTGCAGCGCTGGGGACGCCCGATGGTCGTCTGGGGTGCGGTGAGCCGCCACGAATCGCAGGTGGTGGTGGGCAGCGACAACCGTCGCGGCGGCGCGCTGGCCGCCGATCGCTTCATCGCGCTGGGGCGTCGACGTCCGGCCTTCCTGGGAGATGCCGCGCATGGCGAGTTCGCTGAGCGTCTTGAAGGATTCACCGGTGCACTGGCGCGCCATGGCATCACCCCGCTGACGCCGACCGTGGCCAGCTTCACCGTCAGCGCCGGTGCCGACGCCGTGCATGCACTGCTGGAAAAACAGCCGCAGGTGGATGCGCTGTTCGCCGCCAGCGACCTGCTCGCCATCGGCGCGATCCGCGCGTTGATCGAGCGCGGCCGCCGCGTGCCGGAAGACGTCTCGGTCATCGGCTATGACGACACCCCGCTGGGTGCCACCTACGTGCCGCCCCTGACCTCGGTGCACCAGAATTTCCTGGATGCCGGCGTGCTGCTGGCCAAGAAGATCCGGGGACTGATCGAAGGCGAGCCGGCCCAGTCCGAGACCCTTCCCACCCATCTGGTGCTGCGCGCCACCTGA
- a CDS encoding DMT family transporter has product MTSRHPHSAAIILMLLAVLMFALMDAGLKLLSPHYPPLQVAALRGLSSLPLVTLWVLATVKPATLLQVRWPLHLVRGLLGICMMVGFVYGLRTMPLSTAYAITFVAPLLVTAMAGPLLGEKVGAGRWAAIVIGLVGVLVILRPTGEGMLTAGGLAILIAAVCYAAGAITVRMLAQRDSTQAMVFWFMVLLSLGAWLLALPGWVPLQAGHLWIIGMVGLAGSLAQVALTEAFRRGEASLIAPLEYTALVWGVALDLALWSVLPDGVTWIGAAIIVASGIYLLRREKVHVEAEHP; this is encoded by the coding sequence ATGACGTCCCGCCACCCCCATTCCGCCGCCATCATCCTGATGCTGCTGGCCGTGCTGATGTTCGCGCTGATGGATGCGGGGCTGAAGCTGCTGTCGCCGCACTACCCACCGTTGCAGGTGGCGGCGCTGCGTGGCCTGTCATCGCTGCCGCTGGTGACACTGTGGGTGCTGGCCACGGTGAAGCCCGCCACGTTGCTGCAGGTGCGCTGGCCTTTGCATCTAGTGCGCGGGCTGCTGGGCATCTGCATGATGGTCGGCTTCGTGTACGGGTTGCGCACCATGCCGTTGTCCACGGCCTATGCCATCACCTTCGTGGCGCCGCTGCTGGTGACCGCGATGGCGGGTCCGCTGCTGGGCGAGAAGGTCGGGGCGGGGCGCTGGGCGGCCATCGTGATCGGCCTGGTCGGCGTGCTGGTGATCCTGCGGCCCACCGGCGAAGGCATGCTGACGGCCGGTGGCCTGGCAATCCTGATCGCGGCGGTCTGCTATGCGGCCGGCGCCATCACCGTGCGCATGCTGGCCCAGCGCGACAGTACGCAGGCGATGGTGTTCTGGTTCATGGTGCTGCTGTCGCTGGGCGCCTGGCTGCTGGCGCTGCCAGGCTGGGTGCCGCTGCAGGCCGGACACCTGTGGATCATCGGCATGGTCGGCCTTGCGGGTTCGCTGGCGCAGGTCGCGCTGACGGAGGCGTTCCGGCGCGGCGAAGCTTCGCTGATCGCGCCGCTCGAGTACACCGCGCTCGTCTGGGGCGTGGCACTGGATCTCGCGCTCTGGAGCGTGCTGCCCGATGGCGTCACGTGGATCGGTGCGGCCATCATCGTCGCCAGCGGCATCTACCTGCTGAGGCGGGAAAAAGTGCACGTCGAAGCCGAGCACCCCTGA
- a CDS encoding pseudouridine synthase: protein MKIVKHIANLGYGSRKQVQWMFREGRITDAAGEVLYADDPVDHDNIRVDGEPLDPAPGLAILLHKPVGYTCSTKDTGRIVYDLFPSRFRERSPVLSTVGRLDRETSGLLLLTDDGGLLHRIISPKANLPKVYDVTLAQDLRGDEGAVFASGTLMLESEQTPLAPAGLHVIDPRHGQVTLTEGRYHQVRRMFAAVGNHVEALHRSRIGGLTLGDLSPGQWRLLDEGDLRRLFEADA from the coding sequence ATGAAGATCGTCAAGCACATCGCCAACCTGGGCTACGGCAGCCGCAAGCAGGTGCAATGGATGTTCCGCGAAGGCCGCATCACCGACGCCGCGGGCGAGGTGCTGTACGCCGATGATCCCGTCGACCACGACAACATCCGCGTGGATGGCGAGCCGCTCGATCCGGCGCCGGGGCTGGCGATCCTGCTGCACAAGCCCGTCGGCTACACCTGCTCGACCAAGGACACCGGCCGCATCGTCTACGACCTGTTCCCGTCGCGTTTCCGCGAGCGCTCGCCGGTGCTGTCCACGGTGGGACGGCTGGACCGCGAGACCAGTGGCCTGTTGCTGCTCACCGACGACGGTGGACTGCTGCACCGGATCATTTCGCCGAAGGCCAACCTGCCCAAGGTCTATGACGTCACGCTGGCGCAGGATCTGCGCGGTGACGAAGGCGCGGTCTTCGCCAGTGGCACGTTGATGCTGGAGTCGGAGCAGACGCCGCTGGCGCCGGCCGGCTTGCACGTGATCGATCCGCGCCATGGGCAGGTCACGCTCACCGAAGGTCGTTACCACCAGGTGCGTCGCATGTTCGCCGCCGTCGGCAACCACGTGGAGGCGCTGCATCGCAGCCGCATCGGGGGACTGACGCTGGGCGATCTCTCGCCCGGACAGTGGCGTCTTCTGGATGAAGGCGATCTGCGCCGCCTGTTCGAGGCCGATGCGTGA
- a CDS encoding DUF1453 domain-containing protein, giving the protein MAAMPFLLLILLLLLPLLWVVLLPLSLWQRYRYGRARRLARGWVLLINAWGLLLSVAVFLVATAVSLVWWPDSLMHAGLGLALGAALGVAGVGLTRWEVAPQGVFYQPNAWLVLALLVVVAARIALGFFQLARYWQSDASPALAAWAGHGSLVGVAGLLLGYYLAYAWGVKWRVARLDRLRGRAAP; this is encoded by the coding sequence ATGGCCGCCATGCCCTTCCTGCTGCTGATCCTGCTGCTGTTGCTGCCCCTGCTGTGGGTGGTGTTGCTGCCGCTGTCGCTGTGGCAGCGCTACCGCTATGGGCGCGCCCGCCGGCTGGCGCGCGGCTGGGTGTTGCTGATCAATGCATGGGGACTGCTGCTGTCGGTGGCGGTCTTCCTGGTCGCCACGGCGGTGAGCCTGGTCTGGTGGCCCGACAGCCTGATGCATGCAGGCCTGGGGCTCGCCCTCGGTGCCGCGCTGGGCGTGGCGGGCGTAGGGCTGACGCGGTGGGAGGTGGCGCCGCAGGGCGTGTTCTACCAGCCGAATGCGTGGCTGGTGCTGGCCTTGCTGGTGGTGGTGGCGGCGCGCATTGCGCTGGGCTTCTTCCAGCTGGCGCGCTACTGGCAGAGCGATGCCAGCCCGGCGTTGGCCGCGTGGGCGGGCCACGGCAGCCTGGTCGGGGTGGCAGGCCTGCTGCTGGGCTACTACCTGGCGTACGCGTGGGGCGTGAAGTGGCGCGTCGCCCGCCTGGACCGCCTGCGAGGTCGCGCCGCCCCCTGA
- a CDS encoding DUF1415 domain-containing protein — MPREDADGVDPIAATRRWVERAVIGLNLCPFAKAVYVRQQVRFVLSDASTPEALLEELAEELVLLRDTDPAEIDTTLIVHPDVLTDFLDYNDFLDNADAAIEALDLQGELQVASFHPDYQFAGTAPDDISNYTNRSPHPTLHLLREASIDRAVEAFPDADVIVERNVKTLDALGHAGWARLFAD; from the coding sequence TTGCCTCGTGAAGACGCCGATGGCGTCGACCCCATCGCCGCCACCCGCCGCTGGGTGGAACGCGCAGTCATCGGCCTGAACCTGTGCCCGTTCGCCAAGGCCGTCTACGTCAGGCAGCAGGTGCGCTTCGTGCTGAGTGATGCCTCCACCCCGGAGGCGCTGCTGGAGGAACTGGCCGAGGAGCTGGTGCTGCTGCGCGACACCGACCCGGCTGAGATCGACACCACGCTGATCGTCCACCCGGATGTGTTGACGGACTTCCTGGACTACAACGATTTCCTCGACAACGCCGACGCCGCCATCGAGGCGCTCGACCTGCAGGGGGAGCTGCAGGTGGCGAGTTTCCACCCGGACTACCAGTTCGCCGGCACGGCGCCGGACGACATCAGCAACTACACCAACCGTTCGCCCCACCCCACCCTGCACCTGCTGCGCGAAGCCAGCATCGACCGCGCGGTGGAGGCCTTCCCCGATGCGGACGTCATCGTCGAGCGCAACGTGAAGACACTGGACGCGCTGGGGCACGCCGGCTGGGCGAGGCTGTTTGCTGATTGA
- a CDS encoding slipin family protein, which produces MSWTKRVVIGDGERGLVYRNRRFEQLLAPGVYRWFDPMGRIEVRTFNIAAPEYAGHDVDALIARLGERLGDTFVLADIGVDQVGLVLKNGKLEDVLPPGTRRLYWVGLVKVDVQAVSLATPDVDVAVARRLRQLGALSKLAVVADVPAEFAGLVFIDGKLERTLAPGSYAFWNFQKNVVVDVVDLRVQSIEVSGQELLTRDKVSLRVNLAASTRVTDVVAARTKVAKVGDFVYRELQYGLRKAVSAKTLDELLGDKASLDADIFAYVRGQLTGFGVEVLGVGVKDVILPGEMKEILNGVVQAEKTAQANVIRRREEANATRSLLNTAKLIDESPVLMRLKELEALEKVTEKIDKLTVFGGLDGVLKQLVTLK; this is translated from the coding sequence ATGTCCTGGACCAAGAGGGTCGTGATCGGTGACGGCGAGCGCGGCCTGGTGTATCGCAACCGTCGGTTCGAGCAGCTGCTCGCGCCCGGCGTGTACCGCTGGTTCGACCCGATGGGTCGCATCGAAGTACGCACCTTCAACATCGCCGCGCCGGAATACGCCGGCCACGACGTCGACGCGCTGATCGCGCGCCTGGGCGAACGCCTGGGCGACACCTTCGTCCTCGCCGACATCGGGGTGGACCAGGTCGGCCTGGTGCTGAAGAACGGCAAGCTGGAAGACGTGCTGCCGCCCGGCACGCGACGCCTGTACTGGGTCGGCCTGGTGAAGGTCGACGTGCAGGCCGTGTCGCTCGCCACGCCGGACGTGGACGTCGCCGTCGCGCGGCGCCTGCGCCAGCTGGGTGCGCTGTCGAAGCTGGCGGTGGTGGCCGATGTGCCGGCGGAGTTCGCCGGCCTGGTCTTCATCGATGGCAAGCTCGAGCGCACGCTGGCACCGGGCAGCTACGCCTTCTGGAACTTCCAGAAGAACGTGGTGGTGGATGTGGTCGACCTGCGCGTGCAGTCGATCGAGGTCTCGGGCCAGGAACTGCTGACCCGCGACAAGGTCAGCCTGCGCGTGAACCTGGCCGCCAGCACCCGCGTCACCGACGTGGTGGCGGCGCGGACCAAGGTCGCGAAGGTCGGCGACTTCGTCTACCGCGAACTGCAGTACGGCCTGCGCAAGGCGGTTTCCGCCAAGACGCTGGACGAACTGCTGGGCGACAAGGCCTCGCTGGACGCCGATATCTTCGCCTACGTGCGCGGCCAGTTGACCGGCTTCGGCGTGGAAGTGCTGGGCGTCGGCGTGAAGGACGTGATCCTGCCGGGCGAGATGAAGGAGATCCTCAACGGGGTGGTGCAGGCGGAGAAGACGGCGCAGGCCAACGTGATCCGCCGCCGCGAGGAGGCGAACGCCACGCGTTCCCTGCTCAACACCGCAAAGCTGATCGACGAGTCGCCGGTGCTCATGCGCCTGAAGGAGCTCGAGGCGCTGGAAAAGGTCACCGAGAAGATCGACAAGCTCACCGTGTTCGGCGGCCTGGATGGCGTGCTGAAGCAATTGGTGACGTTGAAGTAG
- a CDS encoding DUF1801 domain-containing protein has protein sequence MVSSKAATVDAYLEELPEPRRAVVAAVRDLVNRHLPEGYAEGMNWGMISWEIPLSRYPVTYNGQPLPYVALAAQKQYFALYLSGCGEGSPHHAALHQAYAEAGRKLDMGKSCLRFKALDELLPEPVAAVIASTPVDVHIAHYEASRARK, from the coding sequence ATGGTCAGCAGCAAGGCGGCAACGGTGGATGCGTATCTGGAGGAACTGCCCGAGCCACGGCGCGCCGTGGTGGCAGCCGTGCGTGACCTGGTCAATCGCCACCTTCCCGAGGGTTATGCGGAGGGGATGAACTGGGGAATGATCAGCTGGGAGATCCCGCTGTCGCGCTATCCGGTCACCTACAACGGGCAACCGCTTCCCTATGTCGCGCTGGCGGCGCAGAAGCAGTACTTCGCCCTGTACCTGTCGGGCTGCGGCGAAGGCTCGCCCCACCACGCCGCGTTGCATCAGGCATACGCGGAAGCGGGCAGGAAGCTGGACATGGGCAAGTCCTGCCTGCGCTTCAAGGCGCTGGACGAGCTGTTGCCGGAGCCCGTCGCGGCGGTGATCGCGTCCACGCCGGTGGACGTGCATATTGCACACTACGAAGCCAGCCGCGCACGGAAGTGA